TTACTGCTAAAAACAGAGTTTTTAATTACGATTACTTAGTTTTAGCAACAGGATCTTCTGCTTTTGTTCCGCCAATTAAAGGTGTAGAAAAAGAAGGGGTTTTTGTGTATAGAACTATAGAAGATTTAGAAGGTATGTTAGCATATGCTGCAAACCTTAAAGAGAAAAACCCAAATGCAAGAGCTGCTGTTTTAGGAGGGGGTTTATTAGGTTTAGAGGCAGGTAAAGCTGTTATGGATATGGGTTTAGAACCGCATATTGTAGAGTTTGCACCTAAATTAATGCCAAGACAATTAGATGCAAGAAGTAGTAAAGTATTGCAATTAAAATTAGAATCGATAGGATTAAATATTCATTTAAGTAAAGCAACCAACCAGATTTTAGGAGACGATGCTATTACGGGAATGGAGTTTGGCGAAGACGATGTTTTAGATGTAGAAATGTTAGTAGTTTCTGCAGGAATTCGTCCAAGAGATGAACTTGGTAAAACATGTGGCTTAGAAATGGGCGTTCGTGGCGGAATTGTAGTTGACAATAAAATGAAAACTTCCGACGAAAATATCTTCGCAATCGGAGAAGTTGCTTTGTACAACCAAATGATTTATGGTTTAGTGGCTCCTGGTTACGATATGGCTGGTGTTGCTGTAGATCAAATTTTAGGTAAGACCGAAACATTAATGCCTGCCGAAATTGACATGTCTACCAAATTAAAATTAATTGGTGTAGATGTAGCTAGTTTTGGAGAGCCTTTTATGCCTGCATCTAAAGGACATTCTGTTATTTTCGAAAACAAAACACAGCATTTATATAAAAGAATTAACGTTAGTTTAGATGGTAAATCTTTATTAGGAGGAATCTTAGTAGGCGATGCATCAGACTATAATATGTTGCATCAAGTATTTTTAAACGGAATGGCAATTCCAGAAGATGCTGCGCAATTAATATTACCAGCAACAGAAGGCGGTGCTTTTGGTAGTGCATTAGATTTACCAGATGAAGCGCAAATTTGTTCTTGTGAAAACGTAAGTAAAGGTCAAATTTGTGGGGCTATTAAAGATGGTTCTTGTGAGGATTTAGCGGGCGTTATTTCATCAACAAAAGCAAGTACAAGTTGTGGTGGTTGTAAACCAATGGTTACAGATTTAGTAAACGAAACGTTGAAATCTCTTGGTAAAACTGTAAAAAATGTAATTTGTGAACATTTTGAATATAGCAGACAAGAATTATACGGAATTATAAAAGCTAAAAAACTGACTACTTTTAACGAGGTTTTAGATGCTACAGGAACCGGTCATGGTTGTGAAACTTGTAAGCCGTTAGTTTCTTCAATTTTTGCAAGTTTATATAATGATACTCCAAATAAAGAAGACGTTACCCAAGATACAAACGATAAATTTTTAGCAAACATACAACGTAACGGAACCTATTCTGTAGTGCCAAGAATTGCGGGTGGAGAAGTAACTCCAGAGGATTTAATTGTTTTAGGACAAATAGGTTCGAAGTATAATTTATACACAAAAATTACCGGTGGAGCACGTATCGATTTCTTTGGTGCAGAATTAAATGACTTACCAGCAATTTGGAAAGAGTTAATTGATGCAGGTTTTGAAAGTGGTCATGCATATGGAAAATCATTAAGAACTGTAAAAAGTTGTGTAGGTTCTACATGGTGTCGTTATGGTTTAGATGAAAGTATTTCTTTTGCTATAGAGTTAGAAAATAGGTACAAAGGGTTGCGTTCTCCGCATAAAATTAAAGGTGGTGTTTCTGGTTGTATTCGTGAATGTGCAGAAGCAAGAGGTAAAGATTTTGGAATTATCGCTGTAGAAGGTGGTTGGAATCTTTATGTGGGTGGAAACGGTGGAGCAACACCAAGACACGCACAATTATTAGCTGAAAAAATAGACAATGAAACGGTTATAAAATATTTAGATCGTTACTTAATTTATTACATACAAACAGCTGCTCCGTTAATGCGAACTGCTGCTTGGTTAGATAAATTAGAAGGCGGAATAGAGCAATTGAAAAAAGTGGTTATCGAAGACAGCTTAAATATTGTTGATGACTTAGAAAAAGAAATGCAATTTTTAGTGGATGCTTACGAATGTGAGTGGAAACAAGCCATCGCAAACGAAGAAACAAAGAAACGTTTTCATCATTTTGTAAATTCAGATGATAGAGATGACAACTTAGTATTTGTGCCTTTACGTGATCAAAAAATGCCAGAACTCTGGAAAAATTAAAATAAAACATCTCGATACAATTTTGCGAAAAGGCAAAATCACTCGATGTGAAACTATGAAAATTGATTGTTCGCAAAATATCATAAATCTAAAAAGTATAACAATATAATGTAGCGCAATTTTTATGAGAAAAAACAATTATTTTTCTCTGCGGAAATCTACGGAATCAGCGGGTTGATCCCCTAATCATGACCTTGTATTTCTCACAGATTACGCAAATAATCGCAGATTTTTTAGGTATGATAAAAAACGGATATAGAGTTTGAATAAGAATAAAAGTGGATTTCGGTGCGAGTGAAATTTTTTTTTTAGAAATTTTGTTTCGAGAACAGATCAATTAAAAATATAAAGTTAACAGTTATAATAAAGATAATTATGGACACATTACTTTTAAAATACAAAACAGTAAAAGAAGCAGAAGTAAAAGTTTGGTTTAAAGCTGCTCCAGTAAGTGCGTTTCCAAAAGATGGTGGTGCGTGTGTAAAATACAAAGATTTACAAATTGCTGTGTTTAATTTTTCTAGATTGGGCAAATGGTATGCGTGTCAGAATTTATCGCCAGAAAAACAAGAAATGGTGTTGTCTAGAGGTATGTTGGGCGATCATAAAGGGATTCCTAAAATTGCATGTCCTTTGCATAAAAAAACGTTTTCATTAGAAACTGGCGAAAATTTAAATGCAGATTTAGCGCCTATTGCTGTATATCCTGTTAAGATTGAAGCAGAAAATGTGTATATTGGCTTCTCAGAATAAAACTAAAAAATGAAGCCAACAAGATTTGAAACTGCTATTGCTATTATTGATAAAAAAAACGCAGAAGACCCAAACAGCTACCAAGTTTCTGGATTAGAGTATCCTAAAGAATTATTATATTCTCAAAGGATGACAAGAAAGTTACTTCAGTTTGATCCAAATGCATCAAAAGCACTTCAAATTGCGGCAAGAGCACAACATATTTGTCGTTGGAAAATTGGTAGAAAAGAGTTTCCGATGGATAGAGTTGGGTATCTAAAATGGCGTGAAGAGTTAAAAAAGATGCACGCAGAATTAACTGGAGAAATCTTAGAACAAGTTGGTTTCGATGCTCAATTTGTAGATAGAGTTCAGAAAATTATCTTAAAAAAACTCATCAAGAAAAACGAAGAATCTCAAACTTTAGAAGATGTTATTTGCCTGGTTTTTCTAGATTATTACTTTGATGAATTTGCAGCAAAACATACCGATGAAAAAATCATTGATATTTTAAAGAAAACATGGGTAAAAATGTCTGATGCTGGACACGCAGCAGCTTTAAAAATACCGTTTTCAGAAAAAAGTTTAGCATTGGTAAAACAAGCTATTTCATAGAAAATATAACCTAAAAATGACTAAAAACGGTAATTCATTAGACCAAAGAACGTTTAATAAATTAAGCCGTTTGTATATGATTGCGTTAAGTGCTATCGCACTTTCTGTAATTATTAGTCAGGTTTTAGTTCGCAATCATTTAGAAACTCAAAAAAGCGATTCTACCGTAATTAATGTTGCAGGTAGACAGCGAATGTTGAGTCAGAAATTAACCAAAGAAATTGTTTCTCTTTTGGTTTCTTCGGATGAAAAAAACAGAATTCTTCTTAAAAATAAAATTACAGAAACACTTCATTTATGGGAGTTGTCTCATTATTCACTTCAAAACGGAAATGATAGTTTAGGGCTTCCTAAGCAGAATAGTGATAAAATTAAAAACAAGTTTATAGCAATCAATCCTGTTTTTGATACCATTCAGAAAGCATCAAAATCAATTATAAATAAGTTAGAAAATTCTAATGTTTCTAATGATGAATTAACATCAGAAATTAAAAAGGTAACCAGTAATGAAGGTGCTTTTTTGTTGATAATGGATGAGATTGTAAATCAGTATGATTTAGAAGCAGAAGAAAAAGTAGTTTGGTTAAGAAAGTTAGAGGTTACTTTAATGGGCTTAACTTTATTGATTCTTTTTGGAGAGTTATTATTCATTTTTTGGCCAGCAGCAAAATCAGTAAAAGCTACGTTGTCTGATTTATTATTTGCAGAAAAAAAAGCTAAAAAAATGGCTTTTGACGCAGATGAACTGAGTCTTTCTAAAGAAAAATCCATTAAAGAATTACGTGCTTTAAGTCATGCAATGGATGAAACGCTATTGTTTGCAAGAATTTCTCCAAGCGGAAGTTTAATTCATATAGGTAATAAGTTTTCTCGTTTATTTCGATTGTCAAAAATTAAAAAAGAAGTTTTCTTTTGGCATGTTTTATCAACCAATGAAAATGAGCAATTATTAATTGAAGATTTAATTAATAAATATAAAAAAACGGGTTGGCAAGGAGAGGTAAAAGCAACTATTAAAGGAGATGTTGGTATTTGGTTAGAAATGTCTATAGTTCCTTACAGGCCTACAGAAGATAAATCAGAATTGTTAATTATAGCTTCAGAAATTACAGATAGAAAAGCTGCCCAGATAGAAATTGAAAGGTTGGTAAAAAAGAATTTCGAGGAGAAAATGAGTCAGCAAAAAATAATCTCAAGTAAGATTATTGAAAATCAAGAAAAAGAACAAAACAGAATTGCCAAAGATGTTCATGACGGAATTGGACAAATGCTTACAGGGTTAAAATACAATCTAGAAAGCATTAATATGAATGATATTGATAAGACAACGATAAAAATAGAACACCTAAAAGAATTAACCACCAATATTATAAAAGGAGTTAGAACCGCTACTTTTAATTTAACTCCGCCTGAATTATCAGATCACGGAATTGTGCCTGCAATAACCAAGTTAACACAAGAGCTAGGGAGATTAACAGGTAAAGAAATTATGTTTTATAACAAAACAGGTTTTAATGATCGTTTAGATTCTTTGGTAGAAATTAATATTTACAGAATTACCCAAGAAGCAATTAACAATGCTATTAAATATGCAGATTCTTCACATATTTTAGTGTCACTTTCTCACAGTAAAAATATACTAAGTATTGTTATTGATGATGATGGCCAAGGTTTTGAACCATCGAAAGTAAAGAAAGTAAAAAACGGAGATGGAGGCATGGGAATGACCTTTATGAAAGAAAGAATTAAATATATTGATGGTCGTTTATTCTTAAATTCTGAATTAGGAAAAGGGACTAGAGTTACTTTGAATATTCCTATTTAACTTTTTAATATAGATATGCTTTACATAATGTCAGTTCGAGTGATTTTTCTGAAGAATGAAGAAAAATTGTATCGAAAACTTTTTTAGGGTTGTTAACTTTTATTTCTTGTAAAAAAACATCTCGATACAATTTTGCAAAAAAAAAGCAAAATCACTCGATGTGACAGTGTAGTTATAATGCAGATAGATTCTTTTAGAAAATTAAGTAACGGTTAGAGATTATTTTAATTACGTAGTTTTACTTAAAAACCTTATTTTTGTACGTATAAAATAATTGTAATTATGATTAATGTAGTTTTAGCAGACGACCACGTTTTGGTAAGAGATGGAATAAAAGCACTTTTAGAAGATCAGACAGGAATTACGGTTATTGATGAAGCTTCTAACGGAAAAGAAGCTTTAGAGGTAATTGCTAAAAACAAACCTCATGTTCTTATTGTAGATATTCGTATGCCAGAAATGAATGGTATTGAAGTGGTTGCAGAAATTACAAAACAGAAAATAGATGTAAAAACCTTAGTGCTTTCTATGCACGATTCTGAAGAGTATGTTGTAAAATCGATACAAGCCGGTGCAGATGGTTATTTGTTAAAAGGAGCTAGTAAAGAAGAGTTTTTAAAAGCCGTGAATAATGTAGCTGCTGGCGATAAGTATTTTACAGGTGATGTTTCTACCATTATAATGAATAACTTTGTAAATGGTAATACAATGAAAGTTTCAGAACCAAAAACAGAATTAAAAGAGCTTCCTTTTAAGTTAACTAAAAGAGAAAGACAGATACTTACTTTAGTTTTAGAGTTAAAGAATAATAAAGATATTGCAGAAGAATTAGCAATTAGTAAGCGTACTGCAGAAGTGCATCGTTTTAATTTAATGAAGAAATTAGAAGCTAAAAACTTACAAGAATTAACAAATAAGGCCAGAGAGTATCAGTTGATATAGGTCTTTTGACTGTAGATGTCTCTGTGTAACAACTCACCGCAAAGCTCACAAAGTTATATCGCCAAGGGCGCAAAGAAAAAAAACTCAGCGCATTTCTGCGTTTTTCTGTGAGCCCCTGTGTAACAACTTATAACAATCAGAAAACCTAAGTATTTCTCTGTAAAATATTCATTTATTGGAATACACCTTTTTCATAACAATTATTTTTCAACTCCAATTTTATCATATTCTTAAATTCAATACTACGTAATTATTAATCTAGTAATAATTATAAAATACGTATTTTTTAGTATATTAATTAAGTATTTATACTTAGTTTTGTGTATCTAAAAATATGTATTATGATAAATCTATCTCAAGAAAAATCTACAAAATTAAGTTTATTCGATTTTAAGAATGTATCCACTCGTACATTTTGGATTACATCAATATCATTCTTTTTATGCTTTTTTTCATGGTTTGGTATTGTACCATTTATGCCAGATGTTGTAAAAGATTTAGGTTTAACTCCAGACCAAAAATGGAATTCAATTATTTTAGCCGTTTCAGGAACCGTTTTTGCACGTTTATTGATTGGGAAATTATGTGATAAATACGGACCAAGATTATGCTATACTTGGCTGTTAATGTTAGGTGCAATTCCTGTTATTTTATGTGGATTAGTACAAACACCAACGCAATTTTTAGTTTGTAGATTGTTTATTGGTTTTATTGGAGCTTCCTTTGTAATTACACAAGTACATACTTCTTTAATGTTTGCACCAAATATTGTAGGAACCGCAAATGCAACTTCTGCAGGTTGGGGTAACTTAGGTGGTGGTGCAAATAGATTAGGTATGCCTTTAATTGCAGCAGCAGTGGTTGCTTTTGGAGTTGCAGACGGAGAAGCTTGGAGATATTCTATGGTAATTGCTGGTATTGTTTGTTTTTTAATGGGTATTGTATATTACGTATTTACAACAGATACACCAAAAGGAAACTTTAGCGAATTAAAAGCTGCTGGAGAAATGATTGTTACTAAAAAGGATCAAATAGGATTTTTAGAAGTATTAAAAGATTATAGAGTTTGGATTCTTTTTGTAGTGTATGCTGCCAGTTTCGGAATTGAATTAACAGTATACGGAACTATGGATGATTATCTTCAGAATACGTTTCAGTTACAAAGAGTAACCGCTGGTAACATTGTATTATCTTTTGCTTTGATGAATATTTTTGCAAGAACTCTAGGTGGTTTCTTTGGAGATAAATTTGGGAAATTAAAAGGATTGAGAGGGCGTGTTTTATTCTTGTCTTTCATCTTAACGTTACAAGGAATTATGTTGATATTTTTCTCAGGAGCAACAAGTTTGGTTTTAGGAGTTATTTTATTAATATTATTTAGTTTAAGTGTACAAATGGCAGAAGGAGCAACGTTTTCTGTAGTGCCGTTTATTAATAAAAAAGCCATCGGTTCTGTTTCTGGAATTGTTGGAGCAGGAGGAAATGTTGGTGCTTTTTTAGCAGCAATGTTATTAAAATCTAAATCTTCATTGGCAGAAAAAGCAGCCATAGTATCTAACGAAGGTTTGGGAGATGAGGTTATTAAAGCAGCGCAATCTGCAGCTTCTTCAAGTGCCGTTGCAAACGGATATTTATTAATTGGTTTTGTGGTTGTTGCTACAGGTATTGCAGCATTAGCAATTAAGTTTTCTACAGAGGAAGAAGATGAAACAGAAAAAATAAATGGTTTATCACCAGAGTTGATACCAATTAAAGTAAAAAGATAAAACAGATGATTGTCCCCCAATTATCTAATACATTAAGAAACGAAAAACAGATTTAAAAATTCAGTTCTCTAATTTTAATGTATCAGAATAAAAAAATTGAATTTTGGTTAGTAAAATTTTAATGTCGTATTTTGTATAAAACCTTGGTCTAAATGATTAAAAATGAAATTAAAACAACGTGTTCTTATTGTGGAGTAGGTTGCGGAATTATCGTAAAAAAAGACATGAACAACAAGGTTTTTGTTGAAGGAGATAAAGACCATCCTGTTAATAAAGGAATGTTGTGTTCTAAAGGTATGAACTTGCATTATGTTGCCAATGATACTTCAGATAGAATTTTATATCCAGAAATGCGTTGGAGTCGTTCTCATCCGCGTGAGCGTGTTTCTTGGGATACGGCTTTAGATAGAGCTGCCAACGTTTTTAAATCAATTATAAAAAAACATGGTTCAGATGCTGTAGCGTTTTACGTTTCCGGACAAAGTTTAACAGAAGAATATTACATTGCTAATAAATTGACAAAAGGGTTTTTAGGAACCAATAATATAGATACCAACTCACGTTTATGCATGAGTTCTGCAGTGGTTGGTTATAAAAAAACATTCGGAGAAGATAGTGTGCCAATTTCGTACGACGATATAGAATTAGCAGATACTTTTTTAATAACAGGTGCAAATCCTGCTTGGTGTCATCCAATTTTGTTTAGACGAATTGAAAAACGCAAAGAAGAAAATCCGAAGGTAAAAGTAATTGTGATTGATCCACGTAAAACAGATTCTGCAAAATTTGCAGATTTGCATTTGCAATTAACACCAGGAACCGATGTTGTTTTGTACAATGCCATTGGTAGGTGTTTGTACAAAAGTGGTTTAATTGATGAAGATTTTATTAAAAACCACACACAAGGTTTTGATGGTTATAAAGAAGTTATTTTTGAAACGACTTTAAAACAAGCATCTAAAATTTGTGGAGTTCCTGCAAAAGAAATTCAGAAAGCTGCAGAAATGATTGGTCTATCTAAAGGCTTTATCAGTATGTGGGCAATGGGTTTAAACCAAAGTGTAATTGGTACAGATAAAAATACATCACTTTTAAATTTATCATTAATAACTGGTCAGGTTGGTAAACCTGGTGCAGGTCCTTTTTCATTAACGGGTCAGCCAAATGCAATGGGCGGACGAGAAGTTGGTGGAATGGCAAACTTGTTAGCGGTTCATAAAGATTTAGGAAACGAAGAACATAGAAGAGAAGTTGCGCAATTTTGGGGTGTTGATAAAATATCTGCAAAACCAGGATTAACAGCAACAGAATTATTTGATGCTTTAGAAAGCGGAAAGGTAAAAGCAGTGTGGATTGCGAGTACAAATCCGTTGGTGAGTATGCCAAATTCTCATCAAATAGAAAAAGCCATGGCAAAATCTAAATTTGTGGTGGTACAAGAAATTTCTCATAAAGCAGATACTTTAAACTATGCAGATTTGGTGTTGCCAGCTGCTGCATGGTTAGAAAAAGAAGGTACAATGACAAATTCTGAAAGAAGAATTTCTTATTTACCAAAAGAGATTGAAGCGCCAGGAGAAGCAAGACCAGATGTAGAAATTTTCTGTGATTTTGCACAAAGAATGGGCTTTAGAGGTTTTAATTATAATGGCGCAGAAGAAATTTATGACGAATATGCTTCGATGACCAAAGGAACAAATATTGATGTTTCTTTTTTAAATTATGATCGATTAAAAAATGAAGGTACTTTTCAGTGGCCCGTAAATGAATATAGAAGTAAAGGAACGCCACGTCTTTTTGAAGATAAAAAGTTTTATACACCTTCTCAAAAAGCAATTTTTAATGTTCCATCAACTATAGAAAATACATCGGTAAAAACGAATGACGAGTTTCCGTTAATTTTAACCACAGGTCGTGTTAGAGATCAGTGGCATACCATGACTAAAACAGGAAAAGTAGCAAGATTAAAAACACATTATCCAAAACCTGTTTTAGAAATAAACCCTGTAGATGCGTATTTAAATAAAATTAAAGACGGAGATATTACAGAGATAAAAAGTGCTAATGGAGTTGTTAGAGTACGTGCAAAAATTACAGACGAAATTAAAGAAGGCGTTGTTTTCTTACCAATGCATTGGGGTAAAGTGCTAAATAGTAATTTAAATAGAGCTAATAATTTAACCAATACACATATAGATCCGGTTTCTAAAGAGCCAGATTTTAAATTTACATCGGTTTCAGTTTCAAAATATAAAAAACCGAAAGACAAAATTATTATTGCAGGTGCTGGAGCTGCCGCTTTTCGTTTTTTACAAAATTATAGAGATTATAACGAGGTAGATGAAATTCATGTTTTTTCTAAGGAATCTAACTTGTTTTACAACCGTGTTTTATTACCAGAATATATTACAGAAGAACTTTCTTGGGAGCAATTATTAAAAATAAAAAATGCTGAATTAAAGAATTTAAATATTAAAATTCACCCAGAAACAATTATAGAAAAGATTGATAAAGAGACTAAAATAGTTACCGATTCTAACGGTGAAACCCATTCGTTTGATAAGTTAATTTTAGCAACAGGAAGTAGACCTTTTATTCCTAAAGATGTACAAATAGATTTACCAGGTCGTTTTACCATGCGTAATAAAAATGATGCAGATCGATTTAAAAATTATTTAGATGCTACAGGTTTACCGCCAGAAGAGCAACATGTTGTAATTGTTGGTGGAGGTTTGTTAGGTTTAGAGTTGGCTGCAGCGATGAAGCATAAGAATGTAAAAATCACTATTATTCAGCGTGCATCTAGATTAATGGAACGTCAATTAGATAAGATTTCTAGTAAATTATTATCAATAAACGTACAAGAAAGAGGCATTCAAATTTATTTTGATAATGAAGTAAGTACTGTTTTTGATGATGAAGATACTGGTGAGTTAACCATCAACCTAAAAAGTGGAAAATACATTACGGCCAATGCCATTGTCTATGCAATTGGTACAAGGCCAAATATAGAAATTGCTAAAAATAACGGTATTGTTTGCGGGCGAGGAGTGAAGGTAAATCAGCATTTACAATCTTCTCATCCAGATATTTTTGCGATTGGAGAAATTGCAGAATTCAATAATAAATTATTTGGTATTACCTCTGCAGCAGAAGAGCAAGCAGGCATTTTAGCTAATTTTATTGCAGGTGATATTAGTGAAGCTTACAATGGTTCTGTGCTAATGAATATTCTAAAATTTAGCGATTTAAACTTGTGTAGTATTGGAGAGGTTTCTGTACCAGACAACGACCCAAGTTACGAGGAAATTATTTTTACAGATATTTCTAAAGGATATTATAAGAAGTGTATTGTAAAAGACGATTTACTAATTGGTGCTGTTTTAGTAGGTGATAAAAATGAATTTGCAGAGTTTAAAACCTTAATTGAAAGCAAGATTGAAATGTCTGACAAACGAGATACTTTGTTAAGAGGCGCATCTAATGATGCACCTGTTTTAGGAAAGTTAGTTTGTTCTTGTAGCCAAGTAGGAGAAGGAAATATTGAAGAAGCCATTGCTAAAGGATGTTCTAATTTTACGGAATTATGTAACAAAACAGGCGCAGGTTTAGGGTGTGGAAGTTGTAAAACGGAAGTAAGAGAAATTTTGAACAATGCAAAAGTAACAGTATGAGCGAGCAGTTAAATAGAATCATTGTAAGAGGTGGAGTTTTATCTCCTGGAGAACTAAAATACATTTGTGAATCTGTAGAAAGTTTGGGCTTAAAAACCATTTCTTTTGGATCTAGACAAGATATTTTATTGCCTAAAAAAGTAAATCAAGAAGAGTTAGCTCAATTTGATAAATTAAAAATTGTAGAAGCCGATGAAACAGGCGTAGAAAACATTGTTTCGTCTTATGTTTGTGCAGATATTTTTCCGAGTACTTCTTGGTTAACCGGAGATCGATATTTGTATCTTTTAGAACAATTTAATACAGAATCTAAATTAAAAATAAATTTAACAGATCCAAAACAACGTTTAGTTCCTTTGTTTACAGGGAATATAAACTTTATCGCTTCAGAACACGAAGATTATTGGTATTTGTATGTGAGGCTTCCAGATTGGAAAAAAACACAAATGTATCCTGCTTTAATTTATAGTTGGGATTTAGATAAGATTGAAACTGCCATTGAAAACGTTCTTCAAGAAGAGCCAGAAACCATCGAAATGATTTTCGATTTGGTTAGTGATGCAGTAGACACCAATAATAGAACGGTAGATAAACCTTTAGAAGTGCCTTTTTATCCTTTTCCTTATTTTGAAGGAATGAACAAAATTGGGATGGATAAATACTGGTTAGGTTTGTATTGGAGAAACAATAAATATGATATTTCTTTCTTAAAAGAAATGTGCGAATTGTGTTCTGAAAATAAAATTGGTAAAATTTCTATTACACCTTGGAAATCTTTTGTAGTTAAAGGGATTCCGAAAGAATCTAAACTGGTTTGGGAGAAGTTTTTAGGGAAGCGAGGAATTAATGTGCGCCATTCTATGTTAGAGTTAAATTGGCATATTCCTGTAGCTAATAAAGATGCTTTAAATTTAAAGAAATACTTGGTTTCTAATTTCGATCAAAACGATATTAGTACGTATGGTTTAACCTTCGGAATTACAGATTATAGCAAAGCAGCTTATTATTTTACAT
The nucleotide sequence above comes from Polaribacter butkevichii. Encoded proteins:
- a CDS encoding DUF4202 domain-containing protein; the protein is MKPTRFETAIAIIDKKNAEDPNSYQVSGLEYPKELLYSQRMTRKLLQFDPNASKALQIAARAQHICRWKIGRKEFPMDRVGYLKWREELKKMHAELTGEILEQVGFDAQFVDRVQKIILKKLIKKNEESQTLEDVICLVFLDYYFDEFAAKHTDEKIIDILKKTWVKMSDAGHAAALKIPFSEKSLALVKQAIS
- a CDS encoding type IV pili methyl-accepting chemotaxis transducer N-terminal domain-containing protein is translated as MTKNGNSLDQRTFNKLSRLYMIALSAIALSVIISQVLVRNHLETQKSDSTVINVAGRQRMLSQKLTKEIVSLLVSSDEKNRILLKNKITETLHLWELSHYSLQNGNDSLGLPKQNSDKIKNKFIAINPVFDTIQKASKSIINKLENSNVSNDELTSEIKKVTSNEGAFLLIMDEIVNQYDLEAEEKVVWLRKLEVTLMGLTLLILFGELLFIFWPAAKSVKATLSDLLFAEKKAKKMAFDADELSLSKEKSIKELRALSHAMDETLLFARISPSGSLIHIGNKFSRLFRLSKIKKEVFFWHVLSTNENEQLLIEDLINKYKKTGWQGEVKATIKGDVGIWLEMSIVPYRPTEDKSELLIIASEITDRKAAQIEIERLVKKNFEEKMSQQKIISSKIIENQEKEQNRIAKDVHDGIGQMLTGLKYNLESINMNDIDKTTIKIEHLKELTTNIIKGVRTATFNLTPPELSDHGIVPAITKLTQELGRLTGKEIMFYNKTGFNDRLDSLVEINIYRITQEAINNAIKYADSSHILVSLSHSKNILSIVIDDDGQGFEPSKVKKVKNGDGGMGMTFMKERIKYIDGRLFLNSELGKGTRVTLNIPI
- the nirB gene encoding nitrite reductase large subunit NirB, with amino-acid sequence MKTIIVVGNGMVGYKFCEKFATQSQSKDFKIIVFGEEPRPAYDRVHLSEFFENQDAKALEMAPAEWYKENDIDLIVDERVSDIQRTTKTIITAKNRVFNYDYLVLATGSSAFVPPIKGVEKEGVFVYRTIEDLEGMLAYAANLKEKNPNARAAVLGGGLLGLEAGKAVMDMGLEPHIVEFAPKLMPRQLDARSSKVLQLKLESIGLNIHLSKATNQILGDDAITGMEFGEDDVLDVEMLVVSAGIRPRDELGKTCGLEMGVRGGIVVDNKMKTSDENIFAIGEVALYNQMIYGLVAPGYDMAGVAVDQILGKTETLMPAEIDMSTKLKLIGVDVASFGEPFMPASKGHSVIFENKTQHLYKRINVSLDGKSLLGGILVGDASDYNMLHQVFLNGMAIPEDAAQLILPATEGGAFGSALDLPDEAQICSCENVSKGQICGAIKDGSCEDLAGVISSTKASTSCGGCKPMVTDLVNETLKSLGKTVKNVICEHFEYSRQELYGIIKAKKLTTFNEVLDATGTGHGCETCKPLVSSIFASLYNDTPNKEDVTQDTNDKFLANIQRNGTYSVVPRIAGGEVTPEDLIVLGQIGSKYNLYTKITGGARIDFFGAELNDLPAIWKELIDAGFESGHAYGKSLRTVKSCVGSTWCRYGLDESISFAIELENRYKGLRSPHKIKGGVSGCIRECAEARGKDFGIIAVEGGWNLYVGGNGGATPRHAQLLAEKIDNETVIKYLDRYLIYYIQTAAPLMRTAAWLDKLEGGIEQLKKVVIEDSLNIVDDLEKEMQFLVDAYECEWKQAIANEETKKRFHHFVNSDDRDDNLVFVPLRDQKMPELWKN
- a CDS encoding MFS transporter — its product is MINLSQEKSTKLSLFDFKNVSTRTFWITSISFFLCFFSWFGIVPFMPDVVKDLGLTPDQKWNSIILAVSGTVFARLLIGKLCDKYGPRLCYTWLLMLGAIPVILCGLVQTPTQFLVCRLFIGFIGASFVITQVHTSLMFAPNIVGTANATSAGWGNLGGGANRLGMPLIAAAVVAFGVADGEAWRYSMVIAGIVCFLMGIVYYVFTTDTPKGNFSELKAAGEMIVTKKDQIGFLEVLKDYRVWILFVVYAASFGIELTVYGTMDDYLQNTFQLQRVTAGNIVLSFALMNIFARTLGGFFGDKFGKLKGLRGRVLFLSFILTLQGIMLIFFSGATSLVLGVILLILFSLSVQMAEGATFSVVPFINKKAIGSVSGIVGAGGNVGAFLAAMLLKSKSSLAEKAAIVSNEGLGDEVIKAAQSAASSSAVANGYLLIGFVVVATGIAALAIKFSTEEEDETEKINGLSPELIPIKVKR
- a CDS encoding response regulator transcription factor → MINVVLADDHVLVRDGIKALLEDQTGITVIDEASNGKEALEVIAKNKPHVLIVDIRMPEMNGIEVVAEITKQKIDVKTLVLSMHDSEEYVVKSIQAGADGYLLKGASKEEFLKAVNNVAAGDKYFTGDVSTIIMNNFVNGNTMKVSEPKTELKELPFKLTKRERQILTLVLELKNNKDIAEELAISKRTAEVHRFNLMKKLEAKNLQELTNKAREYQLI
- the nirD gene encoding nitrite reductase small subunit NirD, whose amino-acid sequence is MDTLLLKYKTVKEAEVKVWFKAAPVSAFPKDGGACVKYKDLQIAVFNFSRLGKWYACQNLSPEKQEMVLSRGMLGDHKGIPKIACPLHKKTFSLETGENLNADLAPIAVYPVKIEAENVYIGFSE